The Candidatus Bathyarchaeota archaeon sequence GTTTTCCCTGAGACGTCGATATCATCCAGCGTCAGGAAGTTAAAGGGCAAAATCTCACACTAGTCTCCCGATACATACAAAAGAAGATATAAATATTCCGAGCAACCAAAATCATTGGAAAAATAGAGGTTGATCAACTTCTTCAATTGGACGTTGAAGTTGCAAGTGAAACACCCGGGGTTATAAGAGACGCCTCCATGAAAACTCCTTAATAGAACAACCCTTCAACTAGAAGGACTACGAGGTTGGCAATTGAGATCCATACGAGAGGTTATGAAGGGAAACCTTCTCGTGTTTACCATCGGGGACGCTATAAGACAACTCTCCATGTTTATCACATTTCCCTACTTCAGTCTCTACGTAATTGCCCTCGGGGGGAGCCCAGCGCACATTGGGATCGTGAACAGCCTTCGCCCTATCCTCAGCCTGTTTATTTACCCCATCGCTGGATACCTCTCAGACCGTTATAATAGGGTCCGGGTCCTCACCACTACGAGTTACCTTACCGCTGTTCTCTGGCTCGTTTTCCTGTTCGCCCCAGATTGGAGGGTTCTAGCTATTGGAAACTTCTTCATGGGTGCGGTGACCTTTTACTTCCCCGCTGCAAACTCCCTCATGGCCGACTCCATCCCAGAGGACCGCCGTGGAACTGGCTACTCCCTATGGTACGGTATCCCTGGGGCCATCGGAGTCTTCTCTCCGTTTATAGGTGGGTATTTGGTCACTACATGGGGGGTAATACGTGGTATGCGATTCCTTTACGCCCTCACGTTCATGACTTCCATAGGGATCGCCACCATGAACCTCAGGTTCCTCAAGGACAACTCATCCAAGCAAGAAGGAACAGGGGGAGAGAGCATTCGGAGAATAGTGATAAACTCATATAGGGACGTTGTTGCGGTGCTCCGCTGGTTCCCTCGGAACCTCAGGTACTATTCCGCCGTCCTGGCTATTAGCTTCTTTTGCAACAATCTGGTCGGCTCCTATTGGGTTATCTACGCCATAGATGTGATTGGTCTCGAAAAACTCCAGTGGGGCACGGTCCTTCTAATGACCTCTGTCGTCAACGTCTCTCTCCTTTACCCCGCTGGCATAATAGTTGATAGGATCGGGGCTAGGAGAGTCTTGACCCTCGCCCTCTTAGCCTCCTCGATTTCCCTCTTCCTTTTCCCCTTCAGCCGGGGATTTTGGGATGTCGCCCTTATTGTCGTCTTGGGGAGCACAGTCAGCGCATTCCTTAATATCGGCGCGCCAGCCTATATGGCTGAGTCAGTCCCCAAAAAAATGAGGGGGCGAGTTATGGCGGCGATCGGCCAAGGAGGGCTGTTCATCAACATGAGAGGCGGGGGCGGTGGTGGACCCGCAATGGGGGCGATCCTCACAATCCCCGCAATACTGGGGTCCCTCCTAGGAGGATTCATCTATCAGGTTTCCCCCCAGCTTCCATGGTTCTTCATGGGGACCGCTATGATCGTCTGCGCTATGATAACAGCATTCTTCATGAACCCGCTGAAAGCAAATTTAGCTACTGATTAGAGAGCTTTTTCGAGCAGCTCTGATAAAGTCCATGAAATCAGAACTAGGAGTCCCCCTCCTTTGTTGCTAACCTCAAAGTTATCAAGCAGGAAAGACACGCGCGTTTCTGTTTTCGTCCTTGAGTTTTATGAGCTTGACGCGCGCTAGTTAGAGATTTTGATCTCATTTAGGGGCACAGAAGATCAGATATATTGAATTGGTCTATATCTGCCCAGTAGAGATGAATCTCAAAGAGTCGCTGAAGAGGAGAATCAACTCCATCCTAGATGAGGTGGAGAGGCGGGGATTCGAGGCTGCTGTCTTCATGAATGAGGTCATCGGCCTCAATCCGTCTAACTTTGTCTATGCATCGGGGCCATGGGGTTTCGGGGATGAACATAACACCATTGTCTTTGACATTCACGGGGGATCCACAGTGGTTGTTCCTCACTGGGGAGCAAAACAGATGACGGATAGCGGACGATACGGGAAGGTCATAGCGATCAAGCAGGAGAAAGGACACCAACTGAGAGCGACGAAGCAAGCCCTCGATGACTACGATCCCAGCAAGATATGTTTCGACCTCTCCACATTGAGCGCTCAGCTTTCCCTCCGGCTTTCAAAAGATCTCGGCGTCACCCTCAACGAGCAAGTTGATATATCTGACCACGTCTTTAAGATGAGGTCCATCAAGGATAGCTATGAGATTCGAGAGATAAGGGATGCGATTGGCATCACAGAGGATGCCGTCTTGGAGATGGTAGAGGCCTCAAAGCCTGGGACCCATACGAGGGATCTCAAAAAGATATTGGACACCGGAATGATTGAACGAGGGGCTATCGAGTTCAGCTTCTGGTCGAACGTAGGCTTCGGGAATGGCCCGAGGCACCCAGAGAGGATTGTGAAGCACGAGGACATCTTGGTAACCGATGTAGGGTGCCGTGTCCCCTCAGGATACTGCAGTGACATGGGACGCACATGGCCCATGGACCTTACGCCGGTCGTGAAGGATTGGTTGGACCGGATACTTATGGCCCATGAAGAGTCATTCGCGAATATCAAAGCCGGGACCACAGGGAATACAGTTCTCAGAAAGGCCTCAGAAATCAACCAGGAACACGGCCTCGAGCCCCTTTTGCGATGCGGTCATCAGATAGGGCTCGATGTACATGATTACACCATGCCGTACGCCCCGAACTTTGGACCCATTGAGACGGACAACCAGCTCCTCAAGCCAGGGATGACCCTTACCTTTGAGCCTCAACATAAGGATTCAGAGCTTGGGTTCCAGAGCCACATAGAAGACATCGTACTAGTCACTAAGGGCGAGCCTATGCGTCTCAACAAGCTGCCATGGGATTTGACTTGGTGAGCTTTCGCGCGCTCAGCTATTTGTGACCACGGGATCTCTCTGCTAGGACCCTCTTTTTATCTTTCAACCCATTATTCCTTATCATTACAGGCCTGAGACGTCATAAAGATGGAAAATCGAATAGTGCCAACGGTTATAGTAAAAACTCAGAATGAGCTCGATAAGATGCTCGCCCGGCTGAACGGGAAAGTTCTCAGAGTGATGCTTGACATCATGGACGGCAGGTTTGTGACTAACACTTCGCTGGATTTCGACTTTCAGCTGCCGTCAAGCTTCAAGTATGAGGTTCATCTCATGGTTGAGAATCCTTCAGCGTACGTGGAAAAGTTGGCTGGTCGCGTGGATTGGGCAATGATTCACATTGAGACATTGGAAAATCCTGAGACTGATATTCTATATTTCAAGGAGAATGGATTCAAGGTCTCCCTGGCAGTCAACCCAGGAACACCCCTTGAGGCGCTCCTGCCTTATCTAGACCTATTGGATGGAGTCCTTTTCCTCACAGTTAATCCAGGCAAACACGGGGCGGAGTTTAGGCCTGAGGCCCTGGAAAAGATTAGGCGGTTGAGAGCATTGGGAGTGACGTTACCGTTCGAGGCGGACGGGGGGGTCAATCCGGGCACAATTCAAGAGATCAAGAATGCCGGGGTAGATTTTTTTGCTTGTGGTTCCTATCTTATGAAGTTCGAAGATGTAGCCGAGGGGCTACAGTTGTTGAGAGAGGCTCTCGGGGACTAGGATCATTTTTCGCGTTGATGAATTTATCCATGGTGTTCCGTGCCTCCTCTTCTCTGTCGTACGCGTTGTTCTTGATTGGATTTAA is a genomic window containing:
- a CDS encoding MFS transporter → MRSIREVMKGNLLVFTIGDAIRQLSMFITFPYFSLYVIALGGSPAHIGIVNSLRPILSLFIYPIAGYLSDRYNRVRVLTTTSYLTAVLWLVFLFAPDWRVLAIGNFFMGAVTFYFPAANSLMADSIPEDRRGTGYSLWYGIPGAIGVFSPFIGGYLVTTWGVIRGMRFLYALTFMTSIGIATMNLRFLKDNSSKQEGTGGESIRRIVINSYRDVVAVLRWFPRNLRYYSAVLAISFFCNNLVGSYWVIYAIDVIGLEKLQWGTVLLMTSVVNVSLLYPAGIIVDRIGARRVLTLALLASSISLFLFPFSRGFWDVALIVVLGSTVSAFLNIGAPAYMAESVPKKMRGRVMAAIGQGGLFINMRGGGGGGPAMGAILTIPAILGSLLGGFIYQVSPQLPWFFMGTAMIVCAMITAFFMNPLKANLATD
- a CDS encoding Xaa-Pro peptidase family protein, encoding MVYICPVEMNLKESLKRRINSILDEVERRGFEAAVFMNEVIGLNPSNFVYASGPWGFGDEHNTIVFDIHGGSTVVVPHWGAKQMTDSGRYGKVIAIKQEKGHQLRATKQALDDYDPSKICFDLSTLSAQLSLRLSKDLGVTLNEQVDISDHVFKMRSIKDSYEIREIRDAIGITEDAVLEMVEASKPGTHTRDLKKILDTGMIERGAIEFSFWSNVGFGNGPRHPERIVKHEDILVTDVGCRVPSGYCSDMGRTWPMDLTPVVKDWLDRILMAHEESFANIKAGTTGNTVLRKASEINQEHGLEPLLRCGHQIGLDVHDYTMPYAPNFGPIETDNQLLKPGMTLTFEPQHKDSELGFQSHIEDIVLVTKGEPMRLNKLPWDLTW
- a CDS encoding ribulose-phosphate 3-epimerase, which produces MENRIVPTVIVKTQNELDKMLARLNGKVLRVMLDIMDGRFVTNTSLDFDFQLPSSFKYEVHLMVENPSAYVEKLAGRVDWAMIHIETLENPETDILYFKENGFKVSLAVNPGTPLEALLPYLDLLDGVLFLTVNPGKHGAEFRPEALEKIRRLRALGVTLPFEADGGVNPGTIQEIKNAGVDFFACGSYLMKFEDVAEGLQLLREALGD